A genomic stretch from Arthrobacter sp. KBS0702 includes:
- a CDS encoding gamma-glutamyltransferase family protein has translation MTFTAPEQFTTRPTLQGTFGMSASTHWLATAAAQAVLERGGNAFDAATAGAFVLHVVEPHLNGPGGDMTGVFVTAADPGKPVVLMGQGPAPAAATVEHYLAEGLELVPGSGALAAAVPAAVDAWLLLLRDHGTWELDAVLDFAAGYARDGHPMLGRVGTTIAAVAELFQEHWPSSAELWMPGGRIPADGELIRNPAYARTLDRLIAAGAAGGSREARIDAARREWREGFVAHAMVESVQTTHRHSSGTDHAGVLAFSDLAGFAAGYEAAATVEFRGHTIAKTGPWGQGPALLQTLAILDGFEDRFLDPSTELGVHTILEAQKLALADREAYYGDTDVPLEYLLSEDYCAGRRALITDRASHEFRPGHVPGREPYLPPLRTEYTPPALAVAGVESGPAGLGVGEPTVAPSGETRGDTCHIDVVDRWGNMVSATPSGGWLQSSPAIPELGFCLGTRLQMTWLEPGTPSTLTPGKRPRTTLTPTLVLREGRAVTALGSPGGDQQDQWQLPYLLRTIVGGYSPQQAIDAPTFHTTSMPGSFWPRTWEPGGAVVEDRLGDDVIAGLKRRGHVVTVAGGWTLGRLSAVVRDPATGVLQAAANPRGAQGYAAGR, from the coding sequence ATGACTTTCACCGCACCCGAGCAGTTCACCACCCGCCCGACCCTGCAGGGCACCTTCGGGATGAGTGCCTCCACGCACTGGCTCGCGACGGCGGCGGCCCAGGCGGTGCTCGAACGCGGCGGTAACGCGTTCGACGCCGCCACGGCCGGCGCCTTCGTGCTGCATGTCGTGGAGCCCCACCTCAACGGTCCCGGCGGGGACATGACCGGCGTCTTCGTGACGGCGGCAGATCCCGGCAAGCCCGTGGTGCTGATGGGCCAGGGGCCGGCACCGGCCGCGGCGACGGTGGAGCACTACCTGGCCGAAGGCCTGGAACTGGTACCCGGTTCCGGTGCGCTGGCCGCCGCGGTGCCCGCCGCCGTCGACGCCTGGCTCCTGCTCCTGCGTGACCACGGGACCTGGGAGCTGGACGCTGTGCTGGACTTCGCGGCTGGCTATGCACGCGACGGGCACCCGATGCTCGGCAGGGTCGGCACCACGATTGCCGCGGTGGCGGAGCTGTTTCAGGAGCACTGGCCCAGCTCAGCCGAGCTGTGGATGCCCGGCGGAAGGATCCCCGCCGACGGGGAGCTCATCCGGAACCCCGCCTACGCCCGGACCCTGGACAGGCTCATCGCCGCCGGGGCAGCCGGTGGTTCGCGTGAGGCCCGGATCGATGCCGCCCGGCGGGAGTGGCGGGAGGGCTTCGTCGCCCACGCGATGGTGGAGTCGGTGCAGACTACGCACCGGCACTCCTCCGGCACCGACCATGCCGGCGTACTGGCGTTCTCAGACCTCGCCGGTTTCGCCGCGGGCTACGAGGCGGCGGCCACCGTGGAGTTCCGCGGGCACACCATTGCCAAGACCGGGCCGTGGGGGCAGGGACCGGCGCTGCTGCAGACCCTCGCCATCCTCGACGGGTTCGAGGACCGCTTCCTGGATCCGTCGACTGAGCTAGGGGTGCACACGATCCTGGAGGCGCAGAAGCTCGCGCTGGCAGACCGTGAGGCCTACTACGGGGACACGGATGTTCCGTTGGAGTACCTGTTGTCCGAGGATTACTGCGCGGGCCGCCGGGCGCTGATCACAGACCGGGCGTCGCATGAATTCCGGCCCGGCCACGTCCCCGGGCGTGAGCCGTACCTGCCGCCGTTACGGACCGAGTACACCCCGCCCGCGCTGGCCGTGGCTGGTGTGGAGTCCGGCCCTGCGGGTTTGGGCGTGGGGGAGCCGACTGTGGCGCCGAGCGGGGAAACCCGGGGCGATACCTGCCACATCGACGTCGTGGACCGGTGGGGGAACATGGTCTCGGCTACGCCGTCGGGCGGTTGGCTGCAGTCCTCGCCCGCGATTCCGGAGTTGGGTTTCTGCCTGGGAACGCGGCTGCAGATGACTTGGCTCGAGCCGGGCACGCCGTCGACCCTAACGCCCGGCAAGCGGCCCCGCACCACGCTGACCCCGACCCTGGTGCTCCGAGAGGGACGCGCCGTGACCGCGCTGGGGTCGCCCGGCGGCGACCAGCAGGACCAGTGGCAGCTGCCCTACCTGTTGCGCACTATCGTGGGCGGCTACTCGCCGCAGCAGGCCATCGACGCGCCGACTTTCCATACGACGTCGATGCCCGGCTCGTTCTGGCCGCGCACCTGGGAACCCGGCGGGGCCGTGGTCGAGGACCGGCTGGGCGACGACGTCATCGCGGGCCTCAAGCGCCGCGGACACGTGGTAACAGTGGCTGGTGGCTGGACGCTGGGTCGGCTGTCGGCCGTCGTCCGGGACCCGGCGACGGGAGTGCTGCAGGCCGCGGCTAACCCGCGCGGTGCTCAGGGATATGCCGCGGGGCGGTAG
- a CDS encoding HNH endonuclease signature motif containing protein, which produces MAFTGPVTAATIRKIACDADIIPVLLGSRGRVLDIGRTSRIFPPHIRKALTARDQGCAFPGCTIPAPWCEAHHIDYWAHGGTTSTDNGTLLCSHHHHTIHKEQWTIHPRNGIPWFIPPPHLDPQQTPRRNHYFRC; this is translated from the coding sequence ATGGCGTTCACCGGACCTGTCACCGCCGCCACCATCCGCAAAATCGCCTGCGACGCCGACATCATCCCCGTCCTCCTCGGCTCCCGGGGCCGGGTCCTGGACATCGGCCGCACCAGCCGCATCTTCCCGCCGCACATCCGCAAAGCCCTCACCGCCCGCGACCAAGGCTGCGCCTTCCCCGGCTGCACCATCCCCGCACCCTGGTGCGAAGCCCACCACATCGACTACTGGGCCCACGGCGGCACCACCAGCACCGACAACGGAACACTCCTTTGTTCCCACCATCACCACACGATCCACAAAGAACAATGGACCATCCACCCCCGCAACGGCATCCCCTGGTTCATCCCGCCACCCCACCTCGACCCCCAACAAACCCCCCGACGAAACCACTACTTTCGCTGCTGA
- a CDS encoding DUF222 domain-containing protein, which produces MGTSAAVTLAPVIRPDDDDRRGYALELEDLLSRLQRLSATAAQDAALFGFGEASGFAGQVEEISRALEYLQLVAAGAVDRSRKEAANDGAPVADDGYRKTGDFLRDRLQISAAEAHRRLSLAGDVLLRTGMTGQPLPPVREELAAAVAAGSVPSRSATIISQALVRVRPFCDAETGARMEHALTRPAAEHDPDFLARIAKRWVDAIDQDGAEPTEELLRQLQGAFIRRPRHGLQHLEIFATTEQFEHLLTVMNTATNPRTTAAGAGGADGGGESAAPGGGDTAADERAGTEADGSAG; this is translated from the coding sequence ATGGGAACCAGTGCAGCGGTCACCTTAGCTCCGGTCATTCGGCCGGACGATGATGACCGCCGCGGCTACGCACTGGAACTCGAAGACCTCCTCAGCCGGCTCCAGCGGTTGAGTGCGACGGCGGCGCAGGATGCGGCGCTGTTCGGGTTCGGCGAGGCGTCGGGGTTCGCGGGCCAGGTCGAGGAAATCTCCCGGGCCCTGGAGTACTTGCAGTTGGTGGCCGCCGGCGCGGTGGACCGCAGCCGCAAGGAAGCCGCCAACGACGGCGCCCCGGTGGCCGACGACGGCTACCGCAAGACCGGGGACTTCCTGCGGGACCGTTTGCAGATCAGCGCCGCCGAGGCCCACCGGCGCCTGTCCCTGGCCGGGGACGTGCTGCTCCGCACCGGGATGACCGGCCAGCCTCTCCCGCCCGTGCGGGAGGAACTCGCCGCGGCCGTAGCCGCAGGGTCCGTGCCGTCCCGCTCCGCAACGATCATCAGCCAGGCGCTGGTCCGGGTCCGGCCCTTCTGTGACGCGGAGACCGGCGCCCGGATGGAACACGCCCTGACCCGCCCCGCGGCCGAGCACGATCCGGACTTCCTAGCCCGGATCGCGAAGCGCTGGGTGGACGCGATCGACCAGGACGGCGCCGAACCCACCGAAGAACTCCTCCGCCAACTCCAGGGCGCCTTCATCCGCCGGCCCCGCCACGGCCTGCAGCACCTGGAAATCTTCGCCACCACCGAACAATTCGAACACCTCCTCACCGTGATGAACACCGCCACCAACCCCCGCACCACCGCGGCCGGAGCCGGCGGGGCCGACGGCGGCGGCGAGAGCGCGGCGCCCGGCGGCGGCGACACCGCCGCGGACGAACGTGCGGGCACGGAGGCGGACGGCTCGGCCGGCTGA
- a CDS encoding YqjF family protein, giving the protein MGQRWTDAVFLHWRIPRAVAAAFMPRGVVADEFDGSAWVGLIGFRMRGAGLGNGPGVPYFGSFNEINVRLYSREPDGTRGVVFLSLDASRLAVVLAARAAGIPYVWSLDRFRAANRADPSTGYSVRRFRGGARSDFAVVPEFDVEAGDPLSVHLTARFGLHTRFRGKTLYVPNAHGPWPLFRARVTVLEDQLIAAAGIEVSGPPESALFSSGVRTQFGRPRVLGGGR; this is encoded by the coding sequence ATGGGCCAGCGATGGACAGATGCCGTGTTTCTGCACTGGCGCATCCCTAGGGCCGTTGCGGCGGCGTTCATGCCCCGCGGCGTGGTCGCGGACGAGTTCGACGGATCAGCTTGGGTGGGACTCATCGGCTTCCGCATGCGGGGCGCCGGTTTGGGCAACGGCCCGGGGGTTCCCTACTTCGGCAGCTTCAACGAGATCAATGTGCGGCTCTACTCCCGGGAGCCGGACGGCACCAGGGGCGTCGTCTTCCTCAGCCTGGACGCCTCGCGGCTGGCGGTGGTTCTGGCGGCGCGGGCGGCTGGCATCCCGTACGTGTGGTCCCTTGACCGCTTCCGGGCGGCCAACCGGGCAGACCCGTCCACCGGATACTCGGTACGGCGTTTTCGGGGCGGTGCGCGGAGCGATTTCGCGGTGGTCCCGGAGTTCGACGTCGAAGCCGGGGACCCGCTGTCCGTCCACCTCACCGCACGGTTTGGTTTGCATACCCGTTTCCGCGGCAAAACGCTCTACGTTCCGAATGCCCATGGCCCGTGGCCGTTGTTCCGGGCTCGGGTGACGGTGCTGGAGGACCAGCTCATCGCAGCGGCGGGCATCGAGGTTTCCGGGCCGCCCGAGTCGGCGTTGTTCTCGTCGGGCGTCAGGACGCAGTTCGGCCGGCCGCGGGTGCTTGGCGGCGGGCGCTGA
- a CDS encoding isocitrate lyase/phosphoenolpyruvate mutase family protein, translating to MTNSLASKATELLSLHRAPEILQVINVWDSITAKVVAEVPGTTALATASHSIAASLGYEDGEKIPLDEMISAVGRIAAATSLPVSADLESGYGEPGEAVRKAIGVGIVGANIEDQMRPLADAVNQMSSVVRAAEAEGIDFVLNARTDAFLKGKDRDPGTVLADAVERGRAFLDAGATTVFVPGLLDEATVKALVDGIGWNKVSVINVPGSLAPARLQELGVARISYGPWTQRVALTALADTAAALLAGGALPEATRVLN from the coding sequence ATGACTAATTCCCTTGCGTCCAAAGCCACCGAACTGCTGAGTCTGCACCGAGCCCCAGAGATCCTTCAGGTCATCAACGTATGGGATTCGATCACCGCAAAGGTAGTCGCTGAGGTCCCGGGCACCACAGCTTTGGCCACGGCCAGCCACTCCATCGCCGCCTCGCTGGGCTATGAAGACGGCGAGAAGATCCCCTTGGACGAGATGATCAGCGCCGTCGGCCGCATCGCCGCCGCGACGTCCCTTCCGGTCAGCGCCGACTTGGAGTCGGGCTACGGGGAGCCTGGCGAGGCGGTACGCAAGGCGATCGGCGTCGGCATTGTCGGCGCCAACATCGAGGACCAGATGCGCCCCCTCGCCGACGCGGTCAACCAGATGAGTTCCGTGGTGCGGGCGGCCGAGGCCGAGGGCATCGACTTTGTCCTCAACGCCCGCACGGACGCGTTCCTCAAAGGCAAGGACCGGGACCCCGGCACGGTGCTCGCCGACGCAGTTGAGCGCGGCCGGGCCTTCCTCGACGCCGGCGCAACCACGGTGTTTGTGCCTGGCCTGCTGGACGAAGCCACCGTCAAGGCGCTGGTGGACGGCATCGGGTGGAACAAGGTGTCTGTCATTAACGTGCCTGGATCGCTTGCTCCGGCCCGACTCCAGGAACTCGGCGTGGCCCGCATCTCGTATGGCCCGTGGACCCAGCGTGTTGCGCTGACTGCCCTGGCCGATACCGCGGCGGCGCTGCTGGCCGGCGGAGCGCTTCCGGAGGCTACGAGGGTCCTGAACTAG
- a CDS encoding DUF1622 domain-containing protein has protein sequence MDFQHIIETVGRFMDFAGVAVMVIGALVSLPMALRGFQPRQLPAGAEPLSVYRSYRQLLGRSILLGLELLVAADIIRTVAVTPTFESVGVLAIIVLIRTFLSFSLELEITGRWPWQKQPANTQTASTAS, from the coding sequence ATGGATTTTCAGCACATTATTGAGACGGTTGGCCGGTTCATGGACTTCGCCGGCGTCGCCGTGATGGTCATCGGAGCCCTCGTGTCGCTGCCGATGGCCCTGCGGGGATTCCAGCCGCGGCAACTTCCCGCCGGCGCCGAACCGCTCTCGGTCTACCGTTCCTACCGGCAATTGCTGGGCCGCTCCATCCTGCTGGGCCTGGAACTGCTCGTGGCTGCCGACATCATCCGGACCGTCGCCGTCACGCCGACTTTCGAGAGTGTCGGCGTGCTGGCAATCATCGTGCTGATCCGGACCTTCCTCAGCTTCTCCCTCGAGCTTGAAATCACCGGCCGCTGGCCCTGGCAGAAGCAGCCCGCGAACACCCAAACGGCGTCGACGGCCAGCTGA
- a CDS encoding SDR family oxidoreductase, whose product MTVLLAGCGDLGTEAGLRFAAAGHRVVGWRRSPEKLPPAIEGAAADLSRGELPPVPADTTAVVVAIAADSPTEEAYRAAYVDGLAHVLDAVASSGAPVRRVLFVSSTAVYGDADGGWVDETTTPNPGGFSGRIIREAEELLYSRLRGTGVAPVVLRLGGIYGPGRARLIEQVRGGRATVPAESRFTNRIHRDDAAAAIVQLCTMDAEPAPLYLGVDNEPAELGVVLRFLAAELGLPEPAPAEPASSTETGAGGASGGGEPSRGGNKRVSNALLRGIGFEFEYPSFREGYRAILAGVGVRHP is encoded by the coding sequence ATGACTGTACTGCTGGCCGGTTGCGGCGACTTGGGAACCGAGGCCGGCCTGCGCTTTGCCGCGGCCGGCCACCGCGTGGTGGGCTGGCGACGCTCGCCGGAGAAGCTGCCGCCGGCCATCGAGGGCGCCGCGGCTGACCTGAGCCGCGGCGAACTGCCGCCGGTCCCGGCGGACACCACCGCCGTCGTCGTCGCCATTGCGGCTGATTCCCCCACCGAGGAGGCGTACCGGGCCGCCTACGTGGACGGCCTGGCGCACGTGCTCGACGCCGTGGCGTCCTCCGGGGCACCGGTCCGCCGGGTGCTGTTCGTTTCCTCCACCGCGGTGTACGGTGACGCCGACGGCGGCTGGGTGGACGAGACAACGACGCCGAATCCCGGCGGATTCTCCGGCCGCATCATCCGCGAGGCCGAGGAACTGCTCTACAGCCGCCTGCGCGGCACAGGCGTGGCGCCTGTGGTGTTGCGTCTGGGCGGCATTTACGGGCCGGGCCGGGCCCGGCTGATCGAGCAGGTACGCGGCGGGAGGGCCACCGTCCCGGCGGAGTCCCGCTTTACCAACCGCATCCATCGCGACGATGCCGCCGCCGCGATCGTCCAGCTGTGCACGATGGATGCCGAGCCGGCGCCCTTGTACCTGGGAGTGGATAACGAACCGGCCGAACTTGGTGTGGTGTTGCGCTTCCTCGCCGCCGAACTGGGGCTGCCGGAGCCCGCACCGGCGGAGCCGGCGTCGAGCACCGAGACCGGAGCCGGCGGCGCCTCGGGCGGCGGCGAGCCGTCGCGGGGCGGGAACAAACGGGTCAGCAACGCGCTCCTGCGGGGCATCGGCTTCGAGTTTGAGTATCCGAGCTTCCGCGAGGGCTACCGAGCCATCCTGGCGGGCGTCGGCGTGCGGCATCCCTGA
- a CDS encoding nuclease-related domain-containing protein, which translates to MAAGDGAAEQSRLAAERVTRLRRELERAERNVHAWAAGAAGEAMVAEKLLALEPYGWLALHDVHWPGRPKANLDHVLVGPGGIVIVDAKHWSGEVRLWEGNLRQNGYSRDPEIEGVLQQASAVAALLEPNHRRLVQGWICLVGQPELRGTTTSRIRIEGLNTLTRAIASLPAVLDPALVPTIHGHLQQLLGGTTSPRLLTTAQFTAGQIQRGDAASETLRQWRSRPAPAAKSRRTRGRKKRPSCVLALVQIVFLIVVASMLINVFSSYRPAVPSSPRPSPAITQTVPAR; encoded by the coding sequence ATGGCCGCAGGAGACGGAGCTGCCGAACAGTCTCGCCTAGCCGCAGAACGCGTCACGCGACTGCGCCGGGAGTTGGAACGCGCGGAGCGCAATGTCCACGCCTGGGCTGCGGGCGCGGCCGGCGAAGCAATGGTTGCCGAGAAATTGCTGGCGCTCGAACCCTACGGCTGGCTGGCCCTTCACGACGTTCACTGGCCGGGACGGCCGAAAGCCAACCTGGACCACGTTCTCGTCGGCCCTGGCGGAATCGTGATTGTGGATGCCAAACACTGGAGTGGTGAGGTCCGCCTCTGGGAGGGCAACCTCCGGCAAAACGGATACAGCAGGGACCCTGAAATTGAAGGTGTACTCCAGCAAGCCTCGGCCGTTGCGGCGCTTCTGGAGCCGAACCACCGGCGACTTGTTCAAGGGTGGATCTGCCTGGTAGGCCAACCGGAGCTCCGCGGCACGACAACCAGCCGCATAAGGATCGAGGGTCTGAACACGCTTACCCGGGCCATCGCCAGCCTGCCCGCCGTTCTGGATCCGGCGTTGGTTCCCACGATCCATGGTCATTTGCAACAACTACTCGGTGGAACCACCAGTCCCCGGCTCCTCACCACGGCGCAGTTCACCGCCGGACAGATCCAACGGGGAGATGCTGCCTCTGAGACCCTTCGGCAATGGCGGTCGCGGCCTGCCCCGGCCGCCAAAAGCCGCAGAACCCGCGGCCGGAAGAAGCGGCCGAGCTGCGTCCTGGCGCTAGTGCAGATTGTCTTCTTGATAGTCGTGGCGTCCATGTTGATCAACGTTTTCTCCAGTTACCGGCCGGCGGTTCCGTCGTCTCCCCGGCCCTCCCCTGCTATCACCCAGACAGTGCCGGCTCGTTAG
- a CDS encoding MSMEG_6728 family protein translates to MQTFLPFPDFQQSAAALDPARLGKQRVEALQMLRALVIPEYGWQSHPAVRMWMGHVPALTMYGLAMVDEWTARGGEDTTRDKIMEFAPQAAHPDYAAKIPMPYWLGNPDFHLSHRSRLLAKDPKFYTEVFPGTDPDLEYVWPEPKHELLPEDPAGDRMWVLRLPLGDTDPQRLATISLPPVRGSAAPAAGDDDYEFVYADNGSRRPDKNARKRPAKPLVKKPTRKRQAQEEAFTTLPGKSVVAIPFDGGQSFAVGEVQGRPITVDGVFARNFQVNEIVARRDFDYPALLQDPRVFFPIAAR, encoded by the coding sequence ATGCAGACTTTCCTCCCCTTCCCCGATTTCCAGCAGAGCGCAGCGGCCCTTGATCCCGCGCGGCTCGGCAAGCAGCGCGTCGAAGCGCTGCAAATGCTGCGCGCGCTGGTGATTCCCGAGTACGGCTGGCAGTCCCACCCGGCTGTCCGGATGTGGATGGGCCACGTGCCGGCGCTGACGATGTACGGCCTGGCCATGGTGGACGAGTGGACCGCCCGCGGCGGCGAAGACACCACCCGCGACAAGATCATGGAGTTCGCGCCGCAGGCGGCCCACCCGGACTACGCCGCCAAGATCCCTATGCCGTACTGGCTGGGGAACCCGGACTTCCACCTCAGCCACCGCTCCCGGCTGCTGGCCAAGGACCCGAAGTTCTACACCGAGGTGTTCCCGGGCACGGACCCGGACCTGGAGTACGTCTGGCCCGAGCCCAAGCACGAACTGCTGCCGGAAGACCCCGCCGGCGACCGCATGTGGGTCCTCCGCCTGCCGCTGGGCGACACCGACCCGCAACGCCTGGCCACCATCAGCCTGCCGCCGGTCCGCGGCTCCGCCGCTCCCGCCGCCGGCGATGACGACTACGAGTTCGTCTACGCGGACAATGGGTCGCGCCGGCCGGACAAGAACGCCCGCAAGCGCCCGGCCAAGCCGCTCGTGAAGAAGCCCACCCGCAAGCGCCAGGCGCAGGAGGAGGCCTTCACCACCCTGCCGGGGAAGTCCGTGGTGGCCATCCCGTTCGACGGCGGCCAGTCCTTCGCCGTCGGTGAGGTCCAGGGCCGTCCGATCACGGTCGACGGCGTGTTTGCACGCAACTTCCAGGTCAACGAGATCGTTGCGCGCCGGGACTTCGACTACCCGGCACTCCTGCAGGATCCGCGGGTCTTCTTCCCCATCGCTGCGCGGTAG
- the uvrA gene encoding excinuclease ABC subunit UvrA, with translation MHSNQQASDLAGLAPDHPTDGFVRVRGARENNLRNVDVDVPRDAIVAFTGVSGSGKSSLAFGTIYAEAQRRYFESVAPYARRLIQQGHNPKVELITGLPPAVALQQRRGTPSSRSTVGTVTTLSNSLRMLFSRAGSYPDGAAPLDSDAFSPNTAAGACPECHGLGIAHTVTETSLVPDTSLSIRDGAIAAWPGAWQGKNLRDILTHLGYDVDTPWRKLPKKDRDWILFTEEQPVVEVTPQRDRVAKPYKGRFWSARSYVLHTLADSKSTTMREKVLRFMETGPCPRCGGSGLRPEALAVTFAGKTIAELNAVPMTELAAIIRPTTELTSAGTASRKQSSGEANEVAVAITRDLLQRVTVLLDLGLGYLALGRSTPTLSPGEMQRLRIATQLRSGLFGVIYVLDEPSAGLHPADAEPLLAVLDQLKSSGNSVFVVEHNMDVVRRADWLVDVGPRAGEGGGEVLYSGPVAGLAQVEASVTRPYLFPDAAGKKDAAGKKSDDGGPPARRSKARREAAGWLELRDISRHNLQNLDADFPLGVLTAVTGVSGSGKSTLVSQVLAEVAGTWLHPDADAAAATEDLAEDAGEPSAPLTVGPVTGLEQIDRLVKVDQKPIGRTPRSNLATYTGLFDAVRKEFAATDEAKARGFGAGRFSFNVAGGRCETCQGEGFVAVELLFLPGSYGPCPECHGSRYNPETLEVTYRGKNIAEVLGMTVNAAVEFLTDVPAAARALQTLREVGLGYLRLGQPATELSGGEAQRIKLATELQRTQRGHSLYLLDEPTTGLHPADVELLMAQLHRLVDAGNTVVVVEHEMDVVAAADWVIDLGPAGGDAGGKIIAVGEPAVVARSKKSRTAPYLGAVLKG, from the coding sequence ATGCATAGTAATCAGCAGGCTTCCGATCTTGCCGGCCTGGCGCCGGACCACCCCACGGATGGCTTCGTCCGGGTCCGCGGCGCCCGGGAGAACAACCTGCGCAACGTGGACGTGGACGTGCCCCGCGACGCGATCGTCGCCTTCACCGGCGTCTCCGGTTCCGGCAAGTCCTCGCTGGCCTTCGGCACCATCTACGCCGAGGCCCAGCGCCGCTACTTCGAATCCGTCGCGCCCTACGCCCGGCGGCTGATCCAACAAGGCCATAATCCCAAGGTGGAGCTGATCACCGGGCTGCCGCCCGCCGTCGCGCTGCAGCAGCGCCGCGGCACCCCCAGCTCCCGCTCCACCGTGGGCACGGTCACCACGCTGTCCAACTCGCTGCGGATGCTTTTCTCCCGCGCCGGCAGCTACCCCGACGGCGCCGCGCCGCTGGACTCGGACGCCTTCTCCCCCAACACCGCCGCCGGCGCCTGCCCGGAGTGCCACGGCCTGGGCATCGCGCACACGGTCACCGAAACCTCGCTGGTCCCGGATACCTCACTGAGCATCCGCGACGGCGCGATCGCCGCCTGGCCTGGCGCGTGGCAGGGCAAGAACCTTCGCGACATCCTCACCCACCTGGGATACGACGTCGACACCCCCTGGCGGAAGCTGCCCAAAAAGGACCGCGACTGGATCCTCTTCACCGAGGAGCAACCCGTGGTGGAGGTGACGCCGCAGCGCGACCGGGTGGCCAAGCCGTACAAGGGCCGGTTTTGGAGTGCCCGCAGCTACGTCCTGCACACCCTCGCGGACTCGAAGAGCACCACCATGCGCGAGAAGGTGCTGCGCTTTATGGAAACTGGCCCGTGTCCGCGCTGCGGCGGCAGCGGGCTCCGGCCCGAGGCCCTTGCCGTGACGTTCGCGGGCAAGACCATCGCCGAACTCAACGCCGTGCCGATGACCGAACTCGCTGCGATCATCCGCCCGACCACCGAGCTCACTTCTGCGGGGACCGCGTCCCGCAAGCAGTCCTCGGGCGAGGCCAATGAGGTGGCCGTCGCCATCACCCGCGACCTGCTGCAGCGAGTCACCGTGCTGCTGGATTTGGGCCTGGGCTACCTGGCGCTGGGCCGCTCCACGCCCACGCTCTCCCCCGGCGAAATGCAGCGCCTGCGGATCGCCACCCAGCTGCGCTCGGGGCTCTTCGGTGTGATCTACGTGCTGGACGAGCCTTCCGCGGGGTTGCACCCGGCCGACGCCGAACCCCTCCTCGCGGTCCTGGACCAGCTGAAATCTTCCGGCAACTCCGTGTTTGTCGTGGAGCACAACATGGACGTGGTGCGCCGCGCCGACTGGCTGGTGGACGTTGGCCCGCGCGCCGGCGAGGGTGGCGGCGAGGTCCTCTACAGCGGCCCGGTGGCCGGCCTCGCACAGGTGGAAGCCTCCGTCACCCGGCCGTACCTGTTCCCGGATGCTGCCGGCAAGAAGGATGCGGCCGGCAAGAAGTCGGACGACGGCGGCCCGCCCGCCCGCCGCTCCAAGGCCCGCCGGGAGGCGGCCGGGTGGCTCGAGCTGCGCGACATCAGCCGCCACAACCTGCAAAACCTCGACGCCGATTTCCCGCTCGGCGTGCTGACCGCCGTCACCGGCGTCTCGGGCTCCGGCAAGTCGACGCTCGTCAGCCAGGTCCTCGCCGAGGTGGCCGGCACGTGGCTGCACCCCGACGCGGATGCCGCGGCGGCGACGGAGGACCTTGCCGAAGACGCCGGGGAGCCCAGCGCCCCGCTGACCGTCGGCCCCGTGACCGGGCTGGAGCAGATCGACCGGCTGGTGAAGGTGGACCAGAAACCGATCGGCCGGACCCCACGCTCCAACCTCGCCACGTACACCGGGCTGTTCGACGCCGTCCGCAAGGAATTCGCGGCCACGGACGAGGCTAAGGCCCGGGGCTTCGGCGCCGGACGCTTCTCCTTCAACGTGGCCGGCGGGCGCTGCGAAACCTGCCAGGGCGAGGGCTTTGTGGCCGTCGAGCTGCTCTTCCTGCCCGGCAGCTACGGCCCGTGCCCGGAATGCCACGGCTCGCGCTACAACCCGGAAACCCTCGAGGTCACCTATCGCGGCAAGAACATCGCGGAAGTGTTGGGCATGACCGTCAACGCGGCCGTGGAGTTCCTGACCGACGTCCCCGCCGCCGCGCGGGCCTTGCAGACGCTGCGGGAAGTCGGTCTGGGCTACCTCCGGCTGGGCCAGCCCGCCACCGAGCTCTCCGGCGGCGAGGCCCAGCGCATCAAGCTCGCCACCGAACTGCAGCGTACCCAGCGCGGCCACTCGCTCTACCTGCTGGACGAGCCCACCACCGGGCTGCACCCGGCCGACGTCGAACTCCTGATGGCGCAGCTGCACCGCCTCGTCGACGCCGGGAACACGGTGGTTGTGGTGGAACACGAGATGGACGTGGTGGCCGCCGCCGACTGGGTGATCGACCTGGGACCCGCCGGGGGCGACGCCGGCGGCAAGATCATCGCCGTCGGTGAGCCAGCCGTCGTCGCGCGCTCCAAAAAAAGCAGGACCGCCCCGTATCTCGGGGCGGTCCTGAAGGGCTGA